Proteins encoded together in one Coffea arabica cultivar ET-39 chromosome 2c, Coffea Arabica ET-39 HiFi, whole genome shotgun sequence window:
- the LOC113726249 gene encoding rac-like GTP-binding protein ARAC3 isoform X1 yields MSASRFIKCVTVGDGAVGKTCLLISYTSNTFPTDYVPTVFDNFSANVVVDGSTVNLGLWDTAGQEDYNRLRPLSYRGADVFILAFSLVSKASYENVSKKWIPELRHYAPGVPVILVGTKLDLRDDKQFFVDHPGAVPITTAQGEELRKLIGAASYIECSAKTQQNVKGVFDAAIKVVLQPPKHKKKKKRKGQKGCSIL; encoded by the exons ATGAGCGCGTCCAGGTTCATTAAGTGCGTCACCGTCGGCGACGGAGCTGTGGGTAAAACTTGCCTACTCATCTCCTACACCAGCAATACCTTTCCCACT GATTATGTGCCGACTGTGTTTGACAATTTCAGTGCAAATGTGGTAGTGGATGGGAGCACTGTAAATCTAGGGTTGTGGGATACTGCAG GGCAGGAAGATTACAATAGATTAAGACCCTTGAGCTATCGTGGTGCAGATGTCTTTattcttgcattttctcttGTTAGCAAGGCCAGTTACGAGAATGTCTCAAAAAAG TGGATTCCTGAATTGAGGCATTATGCTCCTGGAGTACCAGTAATCCTTGTTGGAACAAAACTTG ATCTCCGGGATGATAAGCAGTTTTTTGTAGATCATCCAGGAGCAGTGCCCATCACCACAGCTCAG GGGGAGGAGCTGAGAAAGCTGATTGGGGCTGCTTCATACATTGAGTGTAGTGCAAAAACGCAacag AATgtgaaaggtgtatttgatgccGCCATTAAGGTGGTTCTGCAGCCCCCGAAGcataagaagaaaaagaagagaaagggtCAAAAAGGCTGTAGTATATTGTGA
- the LOC113726249 gene encoding rac-like GTP-binding protein ARAC3 isoform X2, which translates to MYEQAIFKDYVPTVFDNFSANVVVDGSTVNLGLWDTAGQEDYNRLRPLSYRGADVFILAFSLVSKASYENVSKKWIPELRHYAPGVPVILVGTKLDLRDDKQFFVDHPGAVPITTAQGEELRKLIGAASYIECSAKTQQNVKGVFDAAIKVVLQPPKHKKKKKRKGQKGCSIL; encoded by the exons atgTATGAGCAAGCAATCTTCAAG GATTATGTGCCGACTGTGTTTGACAATTTCAGTGCAAATGTGGTAGTGGATGGGAGCACTGTAAATCTAGGGTTGTGGGATACTGCAG GGCAGGAAGATTACAATAGATTAAGACCCTTGAGCTATCGTGGTGCAGATGTCTTTattcttgcattttctcttGTTAGCAAGGCCAGTTACGAGAATGTCTCAAAAAAG TGGATTCCTGAATTGAGGCATTATGCTCCTGGAGTACCAGTAATCCTTGTTGGAACAAAACTTG ATCTCCGGGATGATAAGCAGTTTTTTGTAGATCATCCAGGAGCAGTGCCCATCACCACAGCTCAG GGGGAGGAGCTGAGAAAGCTGATTGGGGCTGCTTCATACATTGAGTGTAGTGCAAAAACGCAacag AATgtgaaaggtgtatttgatgccGCCATTAAGGTGGTTCTGCAGCCCCCGAAGcataagaagaaaaagaagagaaagggtCAAAAAGGCTGTAGTATATTGTGA